The following DNA comes from Hypanus sabinus isolate sHypSab1 chromosome 15, sHypSab1.hap1, whole genome shotgun sequence.
ACTGTGTACATTTTTGGTTGCCACACTACGAAAAGACTTGGTAGCAATAGAATTGGTGAAGAAGAGATTCACTAGGACGTAGCTTGAAATAAGAGCATTTacttaataaaaataaataggttTATTCTTACTAGAATATAGAAACATGAGGAGTGACCTTCAGGTTTGTAAAATTAAGAGGGACATAGATAGGAGAGACAGTCTTTTTCTGAGGGTTGAGGAGTGAGTCCAAAATTAAAGGGCacgagtttaaggtgagagatagCTGATTTATAGGGGAAATAATGTGGAATTTGTTCCACACAGGATGATTGAAATGTGCGttctgggggggggagagaggagaataTTAAGTGTCCAGACATGAAATTGCCAAGGCATTGAAGAATATGCATCTAATATGGGTAAATGAGATTAGCTTAGATAGGTGCAATTGATGGTTTCTCATCatggctgaagggcatgtttctatGATGTATGACTAAGGGTAACAACTATTCACATCAATTATCCAACAATACCTACGAATTCAAACATCAGAAACTACATGCGTCAGTAGAATTGTATTATGCCTGGCAAGTCATTATCCAAAATGTATTTTCTTCAAAGACAATATACATACCAAAATTTAGACAAAACATCTCAACAACAAAATAGAAGATGTGCACCTACACATTAGTATGGAGCTGGAAGTCATCTGTCCTGTAACCCACAGCAAAGTTACTCTGGGAGACTCTGGATTTTGCAGTTTCAAAGCTCATTTGATATCCTGCTAACCATCCATCAAAACCAAAGACAAAGGCTCCACGTATAGCTGGGCCAGCAACATCGAAGTCAACATCAATTCCCAAATTGATGTGTTCCCTCTTGTAACCGGTTTTAATTTTCGCACTTTTCTTCCTATTTTAAgaatacagcaaaaaaaaactggaacTAACATCATTGTATTTTAAAACATAGCTTCTTTAATCATTATGACAATCAAAATAAAGGTGTTTTCTGTTCAGATTGTGTTACCAATGAGACaacacttttcaatacataaaatacTCATATCAGCATCTTCAAACTCACGATTCTGCATTAcaaaatgaaacaatgtgtgaCTCATTTACAAGATTCCAGCCATTCTGTTTTGTAAAGGTAGAAAAATTATCACAGGTTACTCATCTATCTTTGATTTGTAAGTTAGACTGTATCAATCATACAAACTGAGAAGTTGGAAACTACCTATAGGACTGGACAAAATTCTAAGGTACCTTAAATACGCCCGagatttttgtacagtactgtatatactCAAGGTACTGTAGGTTTGGAAATGAAAACTTAAAATTTCAAATGTTTCCAGATTCATAGAAATTAGATTGAAAATAATAATATGTTCGATCTTTATATCAACTTATATTTTGAAACTCACCCTGTATTGGGTGCAAATGAAGAGTCAACTCCAATCTTGAGTCCTTTCAGAAgctaaacagaaaaaaaagtggTTTGTATTTTTACATGTAAAAGATATAATAAACATAATACTTGTTCTGTGAACTAATTTACCTGATCTTCAACACTAATTTCAGTTCCCAAAACATTATCTGTGTTCCATTTTTCTGTGAATGTCAGTCCATAATCCACCCATTTGTATTTTGTTTCCAGACTGCCAGCAACTTTGGAAGTATCCATGTTGGCAGAGCCTGCACTTGTGAATTCCTACAATCAGAAACAAGTTATTTAGCTTGCAAGAAAACTGCATTCATTAAATTCTTAATGTATCAAAACTACTAGCATTTTTGATTAAATCTTAATGATGTGTGAGCTTAGGCAATGACTGACTGTAGTCTTGTCGTTACAGTGAAGTATTGTCTGAAGTTCATCCCATAAAAGCAGCCAGTCTTTTTAGACAGCAACACAAAGTTCATTTTACCTTACCCAACTTTGATAGCCAAAGGCAATTGCAGTGCCCAATCTGCAGCTCAAGGCATTATTTACAGAACTTACAAAGCAAACTTTACATCTTTATCTTAAAACCTCAGCATAGCATGAAGAATTAACACCAAACTGTGGTTCATGTGATTCATTGAGTACACCCAAAAGGAGGCTCAAACATCTTGTTAGCACTTCTCAAGTACACACACAACATATGGGTAGCTAGCACCTATCAAGTCTCAGCATGGCAAACCACTTgtgaagaaaaatttgccaagagcaatcatggtcatggaaagagaaAAGAGTAAGAACAACAGTCAGAAGGGGACCTTCCCTAAAGGCAACAGAGACAGATGGAAGATCATAATCACCCACgttatacaacacagcacataacggTAATAATGATGATAAACTCGTAATTTTATTCATCTGATTGCGACCATtctaaaataaaatcagaaaatgattCAGCAGAGTTAGCATGAATTCACAAAGGGAAAGCCTTTGATTATTCCATTATAATTATTTGATGATAAGAGTATGTGTGGAGAGACAAGAACCTgcaatatttttacaagaatttcAATAAAGTCCACTCAGGAAGCTTCAGACAAAATTAGAATATATGGAGGTTTATACAGTAGAATGATTGAGAGTTGATTAACTGATAGAAGGGAAAGGAAATAAATATGTCTTCTCACGTTGGCATTTGTCTTTAGCGCAGCACCACAGAGTCAGTGCTCAGAGCCCAACCATTCAATGATTTTGCAAAGGAGGTCTAGTGCAACATTTGCAAAGTTGATGATACACAAGTCTGATTGTGCATTTGCTGGAAATACAGTACATAGAAGTCACAAGAAGATAGATAAATGAATAGAAAACACAAGGCAAATGGAAAGCAACATTCTAAAGTATAAGATTGTTCACTTCAGTAGAAACTTAATTTTAAATGGCAAGAGACTGGACAGCCAATGGTTAAAGGGACATTTAGCCAAACATTAATTGAAACCAAACATAATTGagcagctgaatggcctatttctcctATCTATTGTGTTCCATGCAATTTTGTTCAAATTTCATAAAGAACaaggaggaagtttcacaagggcaaagttcgaagtaaatttattatcaaagtacatgcaggtcaccatatacaaccctaacaTACTTTTGGaacatacttaataaatctatttttaaaaaactaacagaatcaatgaaagactgcaccaacttggacgTTCAACCAATATAGATGATAACAAACAacgcaaatacaaataaatagaaaataaaataagCAGCATTTAACAGAAATACACACACTTACAATTGCAAAATATCTGATCCTTAAAATAGAAAATTGTCACAAGTACTCCATAAATATGAAATTAGGAAAAGTAAGCCACAATTGTAGGCTTCTAATTAGTCAGATGATAGCTGATTTGTACATCAAATCCTACCTATTTTGGGTCACATCTCTCACTAACACTATCTAAACTATCAGTGGTGTAATTTTGATACAGAGCAGCTTGAAGTTCCTGGACATCGACATCTGTGTGGGTCTACTTCcacaggaatttgaggagatttgatatgtcaaagAGATTTGCAAACTTCTTTagtgtatggtggagagtatactgactggttgcatcggaGCCTAGTGTGAAGGCTTCGAAGAACTGGAGGCAAAaggttgcagagagttgtggactcagccagttccatcacaggcacagaacACATCAcgatcgaggacatcttcaagagatgaTGCATCAacaaagcagcacccatcaccaAAGACCCTCAGTATCCAGgatatgcccacttctcattattaccatttgGAAAAGAggagcaggagcctgaaggcgcacactcaacaatttaagaacagtttcttccctccagtgcagcagatttcagaatggtccattaacactacctcattattccttttgttttagtattattttgtaatttacagcAATTTTTCTCTTTGCACTACACTGCTGTGGCAAAATAACATCTCACATCATATAAGTCAtatacaaacctgattctgattttgttttctttctatttattcttttttctggATGTGTATATTTCTGGCTCGGCCAGCATAATTGGTAATGAGATGAtgatgttgaaaatacctttttAACCACTGCTCTTATGTTCTTGGTTATAAAGGTTATGAGTTTGGCAGAAGCTATTAAGAGTTGGCTAGCGACATACAATTTTATAAATTGTACAATGCAGCAATGGACTGACTATAGAGCTAATGTCATTAATGGAATGCCAATTAAGCATAATGCTTTGACATGAATGATTGAACTTATAGTGGTACTTCTCCAGGCAAGTAGAAAGCACTCCACCATGCTCCCATAGATGGTGGAAAGTCTTTGGGGCACCAAGACGAAAATTAATCAAAGCAGGACTCCAGTCTCTGAAGCCATAGTATTTTTTTTGCTGGACTAGTTGAGCTTCTGGTCAATGGTAATCTCTCAATATGTTGATAATGAGGAAACACAGCAAAAGTAATGTCACTGAATATCATAAATTAGTGGCTGACTTCTTTCATACTGAAGCTGGTCATTGCTTGGGACATTTGTGACATGAATATTATTTGCATAAGCATAAATGTTGTCCAGGAGTTGCTGAATGCAGGCATGAAATGTTTTATTCAGAGTTGTGGCATATGAAATTGAACATTGTGTAAATAATGGTAAAAAATCCTTGTAGGCAGCTCACTATGAACAAGCTGAAAACATTACTCTAAGCAATCTTAGTAATTCTGGGGTCTGGATGATTGACCTTCCACGACCACAAATATCTTGCTTTCTGCAATATACAACCCTAATTTACAAGATATTTACCCCTTGTTGTCCCATTTAACACTGCTTTACCAGAATTAACGATGGTCATACTCAGTCAAATCCTGCCTTGGTGTCAAGGAcagtttctcccatggtctaatGCTATAGAAATGGTCTTGAGTTCAGTGGCCATGGAAGAGTACAGTACTACACCAGACAGACAATTCAGCTCACAATCTTGT
Coding sequences within:
- the vdac1 gene encoding voltage-dependent anion-selective channel protein 1; this encodes MAVPPAYADLGKAARDVFTKGYGFGLVKLDLKTKSENGLEFTSAGSANMDTSKVAGSLETKYKWVDYGLTFTEKWNTDNVLGTEISVEDQLLKGLKIGVDSSFAPNTGKKSAKIKTGYKREHINLGIDVDFDVAGPAIRGAFVFGFDGWLAGYQMSFETAKSRVSQSNFAVGYRTDDFQLHTNVNDGTEFGGSIYQKISENLETSVNLAWTAGNSNTRFGIAAKYKIDADATCSVKVNNSSLIGLGYSQLLKPGIKLSLSALLDGKNINGGGHKLGLGFEFEA